In Paroedura picta isolate Pp20150507F chromosome 12, Ppicta_v3.0, whole genome shotgun sequence, one DNA window encodes the following:
- the NDUFA8 gene encoding NADH dehydrogenase [ubiquinone] 1 alpha subcomplex subunit 8: MPTVVELPSAEELEVPQVRVSSAVLKAAAHHYGSQCDRTNKEFMLCRWEEKDPRKCLKEGKEVNKCALEFFRKIKLHCAEPFTQYWTCIDYNDLLELRRCRKQQKVFDDCVLENFGWVRPDLGQLSKVTKVKTDRPLPENPYHSRERPPPNPPAEGELKPASYGSRLFSWTL; this comes from the exons ATGCCGACTGTAGTGGAGTTGCCTTCGGCGGAGGAACTGGAAGTGCCTCAG GTGAGAGTCAGCTCAGCAGTACTGAAAGCAGCTGCTCACCATTATGGTTCTCAGTGTGACAGAACCAACAAGGAATTCATGCTTTGCCGTTGGGAGGAGAAGGACCCAAGGAAATGCTTGAAGGAAGGCAAGGAAGTCAACAAATGTGCCCTGGAATTCTTTAG GAAGATCAAGTTGCACTGTGCGGAACCCTTTACCCAATACTGGACCTGCATTGATTATAATGACCTATTGGAGCTTCGTCGTTGCCGGAAACAGCAGAAAGTCTTCGATGACTGTGTGTTGGAGAACTTTGGCTGGGTGCGACCTGATTTGGGTCAGCTGTCTAAG GTCACCAAAGTGAAGACTGACCGGCCTCTCCCTGAGAATCCCTATCATTCCAGGGAAAGACCACCGCCAAACCCACCAGCGGAGGGCGAGTTGAAACCTGCTTCATACGGCAGCCGGCTATTTTCCTGGACCTTgtaa